In the genome of Magnolia sinica isolate HGM2019 chromosome 2, MsV1, whole genome shotgun sequence, one region contains:
- the LOC131237865 gene encoding receptor-like protein kinase THESEUS 1 isoform X1, which translates to MFISPKVRLVRLSVILGGAAGAVGLVALLVFLWFCLLHKRSVSRTSETGSSDPSLQAGQAIELSLLRGGPHPSDSREARHFMLDELNLATKNFSDINLIRQGKFGQVYKGLLNDGMIVAIKKRPGAPNQELIEEVRYLSSIRHRNIVILLGYCQENNQQMLVYEYIANGSVSSHLYGAAQISNELLEFKNRLSVALGAAKGDHLQNQGALVAFLVLDFSW; encoded by the exons ATGTTCATTAGCCCAAAAGTCCGGTTGGTCCGTTTATCAG TGATACTTGGAGGCGCTGCAGGAGCTGTTGGATTGGTGGCACTACTTGTATTCCTATGGTTCTGCCTACTACATAAGAGGAGTGTTTCAAGAACTTCTGAGACAGGTTCTTCAGATCCATCTCTTCAAG CAGGACAAGCCATTGAATTGTCTCTTCTGAGAGGTGGCCCTCACCCATCCGACTCGCGAGAGGCAAGGCATTTTATGTTGGACGAGTTAAACCTGGCTACAAAGAATTTCAGCGATATCAATCTGATCAGGCAAGGAAAATTTGGACAAGTGTACAAGGGTTTGCTTAATGATGGGATGATTGTGGCCATCAAAAAGCGGCCTGGTGCGCCTAATCAGGAACTTATCGAAGAG gtACGCTACTTGTCATCCATCAGGCATCGAAATATTGTGATTCTTTTGGGATATTGCCAGGAAAACAACCAGCAAATGCTTGTTTATGAGTACATAGCTAATGGCAGTGTTTCCAGTCACTTATATG gtGCAGCTCAGATCTCCAATGAACTGCTAGAATTCAAGAATAGGCTTTCAGTAGCTCTGGGAGCTGCTAAAGGTGATCATTTGCAAAATCAGGGAGCATTGGTGGCTTTCCTGGTATTGGATTTCTCTTGGTAA
- the LOC131237865 gene encoding receptor-like protein kinase THESEUS 1 isoform X2, which yields MTTSLAVILGGAAGAVGLVALLVFLWFCLLHKRSVSRTSETGSSDPSLQAGQAIELSLLRGGPHPSDSREARHFMLDELNLATKNFSDINLIRQGKFGQVYKGLLNDGMIVAIKKRPGAPNQELIEEVRYLSSIRHRNIVILLGYCQENNQQMLVYEYIANGSVSSHLYGAAQISNELLEFKNRLSVALGAAKGDHLQNQGALVAFLVLDFSW from the exons ATGACAACATCTCTTGCAGTGATACTTGGAGGCGCTGCAGGAGCTGTTGGATTGGTGGCACTACTTGTATTCCTATGGTTCTGCCTACTACATAAGAGGAGTGTTTCAAGAACTTCTGAGACAGGTTCTTCAGATCCATCTCTTCAAG CAGGACAAGCCATTGAATTGTCTCTTCTGAGAGGTGGCCCTCACCCATCCGACTCGCGAGAGGCAAGGCATTTTATGTTGGACGAGTTAAACCTGGCTACAAAGAATTTCAGCGATATCAATCTGATCAGGCAAGGAAAATTTGGACAAGTGTACAAGGGTTTGCTTAATGATGGGATGATTGTGGCCATCAAAAAGCGGCCTGGTGCGCCTAATCAGGAACTTATCGAAGAG gtACGCTACTTGTCATCCATCAGGCATCGAAATATTGTGATTCTTTTGGGATATTGCCAGGAAAACAACCAGCAAATGCTTGTTTATGAGTACATAGCTAATGGCAGTGTTTCCAGTCACTTATATG gtGCAGCTCAGATCTCCAATGAACTGCTAGAATTCAAGAATAGGCTTTCAGTAGCTCTGGGAGCTGCTAAAGGTGATCATTTGCAAAATCAGGGAGCATTGGTGGCTTTCCTGGTATTGGATTTCTCTTGGTAA